From a region of the Thiorhodovibrio winogradskyi genome:
- a CDS encoding NAD(+) synthase, giving the protein MTEAKTPCPAAGNFFNLYHQGLVRVAVCVPEVIVADPVANARASLRLARQAAHQGALVALFPELGLSAYSNEDLFQQQALLDASLAALEDVRAASRDLATLLAVGLPLAVDGRLFNTAVLVHQGRLLGAVPKSFLPNFREFYEKRQFSPAREALSREIRLLGETVPFGNDLLFEARDLPGCVLHLELCEDLWTPIPPSTHAALAGATLLLNLSASNITIGKAAERNALCAAQSSKCLAAYLYSAAGPGESSTDLAWDGQAVIYENGQLLAESERFAPGEQMILADIDLDLLIAERRRRTSFADAAATEVERLRGLRRIGFTPELPGGDLGLKRRIERFPFVPADSRARDADCYETYNIQVQALTKRLTAAGIEQLVIGVSGGLDSTQALLVAARTMDRLGLPRTHVLAYTLPGFATSEATRANAWALMRALGVTAAEIDIRPSCLQMLQDIGHPFANGQPVHDVTFENVQAGERSSHLFRLANHHRALVLGTGDLSEIALGWSTYGVGDQMSHYNVNASVSKTLIQYLIRWLIAGDQFDDATKAVLLRILQTEISPELVPPDAQGHIQRSEDIIGPYELQDFNLYYISRYGLRPSKVAFLAWHAWHDRNREPWPEGMSAEERHQYDLSSIRRWLEVFVRRFFGSSQFKRSCMPNGPKVSSGGSLSPRGDWRAPSDAVAEVWLDDLRQQIPESPALGSHQS; this is encoded by the coding sequence ATGACCGAAGCAAAGACACCCTGCCCCGCCGCGGGCAATTTTTTCAACCTCTACCACCAGGGGCTGGTGCGGGTGGCCGTCTGCGTGCCCGAGGTGATCGTGGCCGATCCCGTTGCCAACGCCCGCGCCAGCTTGCGCCTTGCCCGGCAGGCCGCGCATCAGGGCGCCTTGGTGGCCCTCTTCCCCGAGCTGGGACTCTCGGCCTACAGCAATGAGGATCTGTTCCAGCAGCAGGCGCTCTTGGACGCCAGCCTGGCAGCGCTGGAGGACGTGCGCGCGGCCAGCCGCGACCTTGCCACCCTGCTGGCGGTCGGCTTGCCGCTGGCGGTGGATGGGCGATTGTTCAACACGGCCGTGCTGGTGCACCAGGGCCGACTGCTGGGCGCGGTGCCCAAGAGTTTCTTGCCCAATTTTCGTGAATTCTACGAAAAGCGCCAGTTCAGCCCGGCGCGCGAGGCACTGAGCCGAGAGATCCGGCTGCTCGGCGAGACGGTCCCTTTCGGCAATGATTTGTTGTTCGAGGCGCGCGACCTGCCCGGCTGCGTGCTGCACTTGGAGCTGTGCGAGGATCTGTGGACGCCCATCCCACCCAGCACCCATGCCGCCCTGGCCGGCGCCACCCTGCTGCTGAACCTGTCCGCCAGCAACATCACCATCGGCAAGGCGGCCGAGCGCAATGCCCTGTGCGCGGCCCAATCCAGCAAATGCCTGGCCGCTTACCTCTACTCCGCCGCCGGACCCGGAGAGTCGAGCACGGATCTTGCCTGGGACGGCCAAGCGGTGATTTACGAAAACGGCCAACTCTTGGCTGAGTCCGAACGCTTCGCGCCCGGCGAGCAGATGATTCTGGCTGATATTGATTTGGATTTGCTCATTGCCGAGCGCCGCCGACGCACCAGCTTTGCCGACGCCGCCGCAACTGAGGTCGAGCGCCTGCGCGGGCTGCGACGGATTGGTTTCACGCCTGAGTTGCCAGGCGGCGATCTCGGTCTCAAGCGCCGCATCGAGCGCTTTCCATTCGTACCGGCGGACAGCCGCGCGCGCGATGCGGATTGTTACGAGACTTACAACATTCAGGTGCAGGCACTCACCAAGCGGCTGACGGCCGCCGGCATCGAGCAACTGGTGATCGGCGTCTCGGGCGGGCTGGATTCGACCCAGGCGCTGCTGGTGGCCGCGCGCACCATGGACCGACTCGGTCTGCCGCGCACCCATGTGCTGGCCTACACCCTGCCCGGCTTCGCCACCAGTGAGGCGACCCGCGCCAACGCTTGGGCGCTGATGCGGGCGCTGGGCGTCACCGCGGCGGAAATCGACATCCGCCCCTCCTGCCTGCAAATGCTACAAGATATTGGCCATCCTTTTGCCAATGGACAGCCGGTGCATGATGTAACTTTCGAGAACGTACAGGCCGGGGAGCGCAGCTCGCATTTGTTCCGGCTGGCCAACCATCACCGGGCATTGGTGTTGGGCACCGGCGACCTGTCGGAGATCGCCCTTGGCTGGTCCACCTATGGCGTGGGTGACCAGATGTCGCATTACAATGTGAACGCCTCGGTCAGCAAGACGCTGATTCAGTACCTGATCCGCTGGCTGATCGCGGGCGATCAATTCGATGATGCCACCAAGGCCGTCTTGCTGCGCATTCTGCAGACGGAAATCTCACCCGAGCTGGTGCCGCCCGATGCGCAGGGGCATATTCAGCGCAGCGAGGACATCATCGGGCCCTATGAGCTGCAGGACTTCAACCTCTATTACATCAGCCGCTATGGCCTGCGCCCAAGCAAGGTGGCCTTTCTCGCTTGGCATGCCTGGCATGATCGCAACCGCGAGCCCTGGCCGGAGGGCATGAGCGCCGAGGAAAGGCATCAGTATGATCTGAGCAGCATTCGCCGCTGGCTCGAGGTCTTTGTCCGGCGCTTTTTCGGCAGCAGTCAGTTCAAACGCAGCTGCATGCCCAATGGGCCAAAAGTCAGCTCGGGCGGTTCACTCTCACCACGCGGAGACTGGCGCGCGCCAAGCGACGCGGTGGCGGAAGTGTGGCTTGATGATTTACGACAGCAGATCCCAGAGTCGCCAGCGCTGGGTTCGCACCAAAGCTGA
- a CDS encoding BolA family protein: METEAVTQLIRAGLPDAEVQVSGDGSHFDAIVVSKAFEGLTPIKKQRLVMDSVREQIASGELHALSIKTLTPAQSAAEHRL; the protein is encoded by the coding sequence ATGGAAACAGAAGCCGTGACCCAACTCATCCGCGCTGGCCTGCCCGACGCAGAGGTGCAAGTCAGTGGCGATGGCAGTCACTTCGACGCCATTGTCGTGAGCAAGGCATTCGAGGGACTCACACCCATAAAAAAACAACGCCTGGTCATGGACAGCGTGCGCGAGCAAATCGCCAGCGGCGAATTGCATGCGCTGTCCATCAAAACCCTGACCCCGGCGCAGTCAGCCGCCGAGCATCGGTTGTAA
- a CDS encoding ferredoxin--NADP reductase, whose protein sequence is MKEDWIEGRIVGLRHWSDNLYSLKIDAPLSSFTAGQYIKVALDIGEERIGRPYSLVNAPDERPLEIYFNEVPEGPLTPRLSDLHTDDRLWISAKAGGVFTMDNVVSRRHLWMLATGTALGVYLSILKTPEPWERFERIILVQGARHSGELAYQDTIANLSDGYGERFTFISTLTREQQADTSLQGRITALLEAGTLEQAANAEISAADSHLMLCGNSAMIKEVRALLEAKGLHRHKRTQPGHYTTEQYH, encoded by the coding sequence ATGAAGGAAGACTGGATCGAGGGTCGGATCGTCGGCCTGCGACACTGGAGCGACAACCTCTACAGCTTGAAGATCGATGCTCCCTTGTCATCTTTCACGGCAGGTCAATACATCAAGGTTGCCCTGGATATTGGCGAGGAACGCATCGGCCGCCCTTATTCCTTGGTCAATGCTCCGGATGAACGCCCGCTTGAAATCTACTTCAACGAGGTGCCCGAGGGGCCACTGACCCCGCGACTGTCAGATCTGCACACCGATGATCGGCTGTGGATCTCCGCCAAAGCCGGCGGTGTCTTTACCATGGACAATGTTGTCTCCCGCCGACACCTGTGGATGCTTGCCACGGGCACCGCACTCGGGGTCTATTTGTCAATCTTAAAAACGCCAGAGCCCTGGGAACGCTTCGAACGCATTATTCTGGTGCAAGGTGCGCGCCACAGCGGAGAGTTGGCGTATCAGGATACCATCGCCAACCTAAGTGATGGGTACGGTGAGCGTTTTACCTTCATCTCCACCCTCACCCGCGAGCAGCAAGCCGACACCTCGCTCCAGGGACGCATCACCGCCCTCCTTGAGGCAGGGACGCTTGAACAAGCCGCCAATGCCGAGATTAGCGCGGCGGACAGCCATCTGATGCTGTGCGGCAATTCCGCCATGATTAAAGAAGTCCGCGCCTTGCTGGAAGCAAAAGGACTGCATCGCCACAAACGCACTCAGCCCGGCCATTATACGACCGAGCAATATCACTAA
- a CDS encoding sensor histidine kinase yields MKEIEITRPLQLDRSQIVALDTHSFLNILNVLNLELSNIAELCSMENVLQNHIDRLFVLANEMSNPDTAYVRIAGLDQDMAAIEQQINEHLSTQPVLRDSARVRDALESLDSIFLVLRKRIADLKARIDELTSWREFDIARVLEDFQAVFGAIEKNSKGRFRFTNNIAAQESRDYYLDFKIHSSEDPLIRMPAALIDVARDLLANARKYTSPGGRINAGIWSDDSQLCISVEDSGRGIPEDEIEFVIDYGHRASNVQDRRTMGGGLGLTKAYFICTQLGGRFWIRSELGRGTRIRIIIPKTADTIHDCPGDAATETS; encoded by the coding sequence ATGAAAGAAATCGAAATCACTCGCCCGCTGCAGCTGGACAGGTCGCAGATTGTTGCCCTGGATACGCATTCATTTTTGAACATCCTGAATGTGCTAAATCTGGAACTCTCCAACATTGCCGAGTTGTGCTCAATGGAGAATGTCCTTCAGAACCATATCGACCGCCTGTTCGTCCTGGCCAATGAGATGTCGAATCCGGATACAGCCTATGTGCGTATTGCCGGGCTTGATCAGGACATGGCGGCAATTGAGCAGCAAATCAATGAGCACCTTAGCACCCAGCCGGTGTTGCGTGATTCGGCGAGAGTGCGCGATGCGCTGGAGAGTTTGGATTCGATTTTTTTGGTACTGCGCAAGCGTATTGCCGATCTTAAGGCACGTATTGACGAACTTACCAGCTGGCGAGAGTTTGACATTGCGCGGGTGCTCGAGGATTTTCAGGCGGTCTTTGGTGCGATCGAGAAAAACAGCAAAGGGCGTTTTCGTTTCACCAATAATATCGCCGCGCAGGAGTCGCGGGATTATTACCTCGACTTTAAAATCCACAGCAGCGAGGATCCACTGATCCGCATGCCGGCGGCGCTCATCGATGTGGCACGAGATCTGCTAGCCAATGCACGCAAATACACAAGCCCAGGAGGTCGCATCAATGCAGGCATCTGGAGCGATGACAGCCAACTTTGCATTAGCGTGGAGGATTCTGGCCGGGGTATACCCGAAGATGAAATCGAGTTCGTGATCGATTACGGTCACCGGGCGTCCAATGTACAGGATCGCCGCACCATGGGCGGCGGCTTGGGATTAACCAAGGCCTATTTCATTTGCACCCAACTTGGCGGGCGGTTTTGGATTCGCTCCGAGCTTGGCCGTGGTACACGAATTAGGATAATAATTCCAAAAACAGCCGATACAATCCACGACTGCCCCGGCGATGCCGCCACCGAAACTAGCTGA
- a CDS encoding homoserine dehydrogenase, with protein sequence MEPVKIGLLGLGTVGGGTVTVLTGNAEEIARRAGREIRIAHAAAREYDPSRIQGLERIDTISDDAFAVVDDPEIDIVIELIGGYSPARELVLKAIANGKHVVTANKALIALHGNEIFAAAQAKGVTVAFEAAVAGGVPIIKALREGLAANHVEWIAGIINGTGNFILTEMRDKGRAFAEVLAEAQQLGYAEADPSFDVEGTDAAHKLTILGSLAFGIPLQFDKTFTEGISRIEPQDVAYAAELGYRIKHLGIARRAAAGIELRVHPTLIPHRRLIANVDGVMNAVLVKCDAVGPTLYYGAGAGALPTASAVVADVVDITRALTTDPTNRVPHLAFQPDELSDTPVLPMDAIETAYYLRLLALDRPGVMAGIAGILGEEGISIEAIKQKEPGAGDTHVPLIMLTHRIKEGDMNRAIARIEALEAVQGAVVRIRMESLEG encoded by the coding sequence ATGGAGCCCGTGAAGATCGGACTCTTGGGCTTGGGCACGGTCGGCGGCGGCACCGTCACCGTGCTGACCGGCAATGCCGAGGAAATCGCCCGCCGCGCGGGCCGCGAGATTCGCATCGCCCACGCGGCGGCGCGCGAATATGACCCGAGCCGTATCCAGGGACTCGAGCGCATCGACACAATCTCCGACGATGCCTTTGCCGTGGTCGATGACCCAGAGATCGATATCGTCATCGAGCTGATCGGCGGCTACTCGCCGGCGCGCGAACTGGTGCTCAAGGCCATCGCGAACGGCAAGCATGTGGTCACCGCCAACAAGGCGCTAATTGCCCTGCATGGCAACGAGATTTTCGCCGCCGCCCAGGCCAAGGGTGTCACTGTGGCGTTCGAGGCCGCCGTGGCGGGTGGCGTGCCCATCATCAAGGCGCTCCGCGAGGGTCTGGCCGCCAACCATGTCGAGTGGATCGCTGGCATCATCAACGGCACCGGCAATTTTATCCTGACCGAAATGCGCGACAAGGGTCGTGCCTTTGCCGAGGTGTTGGCGGAGGCGCAACAGCTTGGCTATGCCGAGGCGGACCCAAGCTTCGATGTCGAAGGAACGGATGCCGCGCACAAGCTGACCATTCTCGGCTCGCTCGCCTTTGGCATCCCGCTGCAATTCGATAAGACCTTCACCGAAGGCATCTCCCGCATCGAGCCCCAGGATGTCGCCTATGCCGCCGAACTCGGCTATCGCATCAAGCACCTTGGCATTGCCCGCCGCGCCGCCGCCGGTATTGAACTGCGGGTGCATCCCACGCTCATCCCGCACCGCCGACTCATCGCCAATGTCGATGGCGTCATGAACGCCGTGCTGGTCAAGTGCGATGCTGTCGGCCCCACCCTATACTACGGCGCCGGCGCTGGCGCCCTGCCAACCGCCTCCGCCGTGGTGGCCGACGTGGTGGATATCACCCGCGCCCTGACCACGGACCCGACCAACAGGGTACCGCATCTCGCCTTCCAGCCCGACGAGCTGAGCGACACCCCGGTGTTGCCAATGGACGCGATAGAGACAGCCTATTACCTGCGTCTGCTCGCGCTCGACCGACCCGGCGTCATGGCCGGAATCGCGGGCATTTTGGGCGAGGAAGGCATTAGCATCGAGGCGATCAAGCAGAAAGAACCGGGCGCGGGCGATACCCATGTGCCCCTGATCATGCTCACCCATCGCATCAAGGAGGGTGACATGAACCGCGCCATTGCTCGTATCGAGGCACTTGAGGCGGTCCAGGGCGCCGTGGTGCGCATTCGCATGGAATCCCTGGAAGGGTGA
- the alaC gene encoding alanine transaminase has protein sequence MLAPQPNFSRIERLPPYVFNIVNELKAAARARGEDIIDFGMGNPDQPTPQHIVDKLVEVAQRRDTHRYSVSRGIPRLRRAICRWYQDRHAVSLDPESQAIVTIGSKEGLAHLAMATMAAGDTVLVPNPAYPIHPYGFIIAGADVRHVKLTPEVDFFEELQRAILDSWPRPKMLVLNFPGNPTAQCVELEFFEKVIDIAREHGIWVVHDLAYADIVFDGYKAPSILQVPGAIDYAVEFFSMSKSYNMPGWRIGFMCGNPTMVAALARIKSYLDYGTFTPIQVAAIHALESSQDCVADICDQYQRRRDVLCEGLDAAGWPVEKPRATMFVWARIPEAYRAMGSLEFAKRLLREAKVAVSPGIGFGDYGDDHVRFALIENEHRTRQAVKGIKHMMREDARNGLAATAA, from the coding sequence GTGCTCGCGCCCCAGCCCAATTTCAGCCGCATTGAGCGGCTTCCGCCCTATGTTTTCAACATTGTCAATGAGTTGAAGGCAGCGGCGCGAGCGCGCGGCGAGGACATCATTGATTTTGGCATGGGCAATCCCGATCAGCCCACGCCCCAGCACATTGTCGATAAGCTGGTCGAGGTCGCCCAGCGCCGCGATACCCATCGCTATTCGGTCTCGCGCGGTATCCCGCGCCTGCGCCGCGCCATTTGCCGCTGGTACCAAGACCGCCATGCTGTCAGCCTCGACCCTGAAAGCCAGGCCATAGTCACCATCGGCAGTAAGGAAGGGCTCGCCCATCTGGCCATGGCCACCATGGCGGCGGGCGACACCGTGCTGGTGCCCAACCCGGCCTATCCCATCCATCCCTATGGCTTCATTATCGCCGGAGCCGATGTCCGCCACGTCAAGCTCACGCCCGAGGTGGATTTTTTCGAGGAACTCCAGCGTGCCATCCTTGACTCCTGGCCGCGGCCGAAGATGCTGGTGCTGAATTTTCCCGGTAATCCCACCGCCCAGTGCGTGGAGTTGGAGTTCTTCGAGAAGGTCATCGATATCGCGCGCGAGCACGGCATCTGGGTGGTGCACGATCTGGCCTATGCCGACATCGTTTTCGACGGTTACAAGGCGCCCTCCATTTTGCAGGTGCCGGGCGCCATCGACTATGCCGTGGAGTTTTTCTCCATGTCAAAAAGCTACAACATGCCGGGTTGGCGCATTGGCTTCATGTGTGGCAATCCGACCATGGTCGCGGCCCTGGCGCGCATCAAGTCCTACCTGGACTACGGCACCTTCACGCCCATTCAGGTTGCTGCCATTCACGCGCTTGAGTCTTCGCAGGACTGTGTGGCTGATATTTGTGACCAATACCAGCGCCGGCGCGATGTGCTCTGCGAGGGGTTGGACGCCGCCGGCTGGCCGGTCGAGAAGCCACGCGCGACCATGTTCGTCTGGGCGCGCATTCCCGAGGCCTATCGTGCCATGGGTTCGCTGGAGTTCGCCAAAAGGCTGTTGCGGGAAGCGAAAGTGGCCGTCTCGCCGGGAATCGGCTTCGGCGACTATGGCGACGATCATGTGCGCTTCGCGCTGATCGAGAACGAACACCGCACTCGCCAGGCGGTGAAAGGTATCAAACACATGATGCGCGAGGATGCGCGGAATGGCTTAGCCGCGACAGCGGCATGA
- a CDS encoding AAA family ATPase codes for MLSFCLMVITAHIAAEPDTQSAPPQERPATPADGATNPDGQSAREDDRPAESDTLISDPLLGEGQRGPSANELRSLEALDRALASKEEQVGEVQRQLIAAEDSVTQQELSERLRKLKDELGEQRRQFEKFAVNIDLRPFIEEEEKPFNWQDELSKLLKPIIAELENATKESRAIGELRAQMNEVEERKRLAAEASTRLKQLLAQNPSPALQERLQERLDNWQRIATDSSNNYAALELQLNNRLAQRQSVLEETTGYAKRFFRTRGLNLVMAIAAFALVFLGVRWLANALRRLSPAADNRFSTRLTTLLLHAFSVLGGLIAMLLVFNMAGDWFMLGIILIFLIGIGWASINTLPSQIETVKLILNIGPVREGERLVFNGLPYRVESLAFTARLVNPLLDGGLQQMPVKHLVGHISRPPGEQEPWFPTEQGDWVELADGRLGQVIHQSPANVIVQEPGGAEVRYPTDGFVALNPRKLSQGFRVVSRFGIDYRHQAIATTEVPKRLLEALDKELPTALDNAFGQGKAKQVIKAINVLFAQASGASLDYLIHLDLGGEAASMTPIIQASIQRILVNACNSQGWEIPLTHLGIHQYPS; via the coding sequence TTGCTTAGCTTCTGCCTGATGGTCATCACGGCTCACATTGCCGCCGAGCCCGACACCCAAAGCGCACCGCCCCAGGAGCGGCCCGCCACACCGGCCGATGGAGCGACCAACCCGGATGGGCAGTCAGCGCGGGAAGACGACAGGCCAGCAGAAAGCGACACCCTCATCTCCGATCCACTGCTCGGCGAAGGCCAACGGGGCCCAAGCGCCAATGAACTGCGCTCCCTTGAAGCCCTCGACCGCGCCCTGGCCAGCAAGGAGGAACAGGTTGGCGAAGTTCAACGGCAACTGATCGCCGCCGAGGACAGCGTGACCCAACAGGAACTGAGCGAGCGCCTGCGCAAGCTCAAGGACGAGCTCGGGGAGCAACGCCGCCAATTCGAGAAATTCGCCGTCAATATCGACCTGCGCCCTTTTATCGAGGAGGAAGAAAAGCCCTTCAACTGGCAGGATGAACTGAGCAAGCTGCTCAAACCCATCATTGCCGAGTTGGAAAACGCCACCAAGGAATCACGCGCCATTGGCGAATTGCGCGCGCAGATGAATGAGGTCGAGGAGCGCAAGAGGCTCGCCGCCGAGGCAAGCACCCGCCTCAAACAATTGCTGGCGCAAAATCCAAGCCCAGCCCTGCAAGAACGCCTGCAGGAACGTCTGGACAACTGGCAACGGATCGCCACCGACAGTAGCAACAACTATGCGGCCCTGGAGTTGCAACTCAACAACCGCCTGGCGCAACGCCAGTCGGTGCTGGAGGAAACCACCGGCTACGCCAAGCGCTTCTTCCGCACCCGGGGGCTGAATCTGGTCATGGCCATCGCCGCCTTCGCGCTGGTGTTCCTGGGCGTGCGCTGGCTCGCCAATGCACTGCGGCGCCTGTCGCCGGCGGCGGACAACCGCTTCAGCACCCGCCTGACCACCCTGTTGCTGCATGCCTTCAGCGTGCTCGGCGGCCTGATCGCCATGCTGCTGGTGTTCAACATGGCCGGCGACTGGTTCATGCTCGGCATTATTCTGATCTTCCTGATCGGCATCGGTTGGGCCAGTATCAACACCCTGCCGAGCCAGATCGAGACAGTCAAACTCATTTTGAACATCGGCCCGGTGCGCGAGGGCGAACGCCTGGTTTTCAACGGCCTGCCCTATCGCGTAGAGTCCCTGGCCTTCACCGCCCGGCTGGTCAACCCGCTGCTTGACGGCGGCCTCCAGCAGATGCCAGTCAAACATCTGGTCGGCCACATCTCCCGCCCGCCCGGCGAGCAGGAGCCATGGTTTCCAACCGAACAGGGCGATTGGGTCGAGCTGGCCGATGGTCGCCTCGGCCAGGTCATCCACCAAAGCCCCGCCAACGTGATTGTGCAAGAACCCGGCGGTGCCGAGGTGCGCTACCCCACCGATGGCTTTGTCGCGCTCAATCCGCGCAAGCTCTCACAGGGATTCCGCGTCGTCAGTCGTTTTGGCATCGATTACCGCCATCAGGCAATCGCCACCACCGAGGTGCCAAAGCGCCTGCTCGAAGCCCTGGATAAGGAACTTCCCACGGCACTGGACAATGCCTTCGGCCAAGGAAAGGCCAAGCAGGTCATCAAGGCCATCAATGTCCTCTTCGCCCAGGCCAGCGGCGCTTCCCTGGACTATCTGATTCACCTCGACCTCGGCGGCGAGGCAGCCTCCATGACACCCATCATCCAGGCCAGCATTCAGCGCATTCTGGTCAATGCCTGCAACAGCCAGGGCTGGGAAATTCCTTTAACGCATCTTGGTATACATCAATATCCGTCTTAG
- the pip gene encoding prolyl aminopeptidase produces MQDSLYPVIEPYATEFVEVGDGHELHVEQCGNPEGYPALFLHGGPGAGCSPSHRRFFDPARYRIILFDQRGCGRSRPHGSVDFNTTWNLVADIEILRAHLGIDHWLVFGGSWGSTLALAYAEQHPQTVAALVLRGIFLCRPEEIHWFYQQGASRLFPDYWQDYLAPIPPEEQGDLLRAYAERLFGPPGDEQTRAARAWSLWEGRCATLLPDRELRDSFAADAFALALARIECHYFLHNAFLQPHQLLRDIDAVRGIPGVIVHGRYDAICPLASAWELHQAWPEAALKIIPDAGHAAFEPGIARELIAATDGFAQQLA; encoded by the coding sequence ATGCAAGATAGCCTTTACCCCGTGATCGAACCCTACGCGACCGAGTTCGTCGAGGTTGGCGATGGTCATGAACTCCATGTCGAGCAGTGCGGTAATCCTGAGGGATATCCGGCGTTGTTTCTGCATGGCGGACCGGGTGCGGGGTGCAGCCCATCGCATCGGAGATTCTTCGATCCCGCGCGCTACCGAATCATTTTGTTCGATCAACGTGGCTGCGGACGCTCACGGCCGCATGGCAGTGTTGATTTCAATACCACCTGGAACCTGGTGGCGGATATCGAAATTTTGCGGGCACACCTAGGCATCGATCATTGGCTGGTCTTTGGTGGCTCCTGGGGGTCGACCCTGGCCCTGGCCTATGCCGAGCAGCATCCCCAGACCGTGGCAGCCTTGGTGTTACGCGGGATTTTTCTCTGCCGCCCCGAGGAAATTCACTGGTTCTATCAGCAGGGTGCGAGCCGTCTGTTTCCCGACTACTGGCAGGATTATCTTGCCCCGATTCCGCCGGAAGAGCAGGGTGACCTGCTACGCGCCTATGCCGAGCGACTTTTCGGGCCGCCCGGCGATGAACAGACCCGGGCGGCGCGTGCCTGGTCGCTGTGGGAGGGCCGCTGCGCCACTCTGTTGCCGGATCGCGAGTTGCGCGACAGTTTCGCCGCCGATGCCTTTGCGCTGGCCCTGGCGAGGATCGAATGTCACTACTTTTTGCACAACGCCTTTCTGCAGCCGCATCAACTACTCCGGGACATTGATGCCGTGCGTGGCATTCCTGGTGTTATCGTGCACGGTCGCTACGACGCCATCTGCCCGCTGGCCTCTGCCTGGGAGTTGCACCAGGCCTGGCCCGAGGCGGCACTCAAGATTATTCCCGACGCCGGTCACGCCGCCTTCGAGCCCGGCATCGCGCGCGAACTCATCGCCGCGACCGATGGCTTTGCCCAACAGCTGGCATGA
- the dtd gene encoding D-aminoacyl-tRNA deacylase, with the protein MIGLLQRVTQARVDVAGESVGAIDQGLLVLVAVQPEDNAARAERLLGRLLGYRVFPDNTGRMNLSLRDTGGGLLLVPQFTLAADTRKGTRASFTSAAAPELGQRLFAHLLECAHQAHRPVASGRFGADMQVSLTNDGPVTFWLES; encoded by the coding sequence ATGATAGGCCTGCTCCAGCGCGTCACCCAGGCACGGGTTGATGTGGCTGGGGAGTCGGTTGGTGCCATCGACCAGGGCCTGCTGGTGCTGGTTGCCGTGCAGCCCGAGGATAACGCAGCCCGCGCCGAACGGTTGCTCGGGCGCCTGCTCGGCTACCGCGTCTTCCCCGACAACACCGGGCGCATGAATCTTAGCCTGCGCGACACTGGCGGCGGACTGCTGTTGGTGCCTCAGTTCACCCTGGCGGCCGATACCCGCAAGGGCACACGAGCGAGTTTCACTAGCGCTGCCGCGCCCGAGCTTGGTCAGCGGCTGTTTGCCCATCTGCTCGAATGCGCGCACCAGGCGCATCGGCCGGTGGCAAGCGGACGATTCGGCGCCGACATGCAGGTGAGTTTGACCAACGATGGCCCCGTGACCTTCTGGCTCGAGTCCTGA
- a CDS encoding helix-turn-helix domain-containing protein encodes MNINEIAAAIEQEAGEPLPGLRDSLAEMQAGLSGRTYTPEQLLVKATRERLALSQNAFAELIDTPVATLRDWEQGRFAPPGAARRLLEIALRHPEVLSERAA; translated from the coding sequence ATGAATATCAATGAGATCGCCGCTGCCATCGAGCAGGAGGCTGGCGAGCCACTGCCAGGGCTGCGTGACAGTCTGGCGGAGATGCAAGCCGGACTGAGCGGGCGAACCTACACGCCTGAGCAGTTACTGGTGAAGGCCACGCGCGAACGTTTGGCGCTGTCGCAGAACGCTTTCGCCGAGCTCATCGATACGCCTGTGGCGACTTTGCGTGACTGGGAGCAGGGCCGCTTTGCACCGCCCGGCGCGGCACGGCGGCTGCTAGAGATCGCATTACGCCATCCCGAGGTCTTGAGCGAACGGGCGGCGTGA
- a CDS encoding Uma2 family endonuclease, which produces MDWSSVIADPVLAELPFKVELNEWGKIEMSPATNSHSLLQTAILFLLRQHLPTGKAFVECSIQTTKNVKVADVVWCSREFFMAHGVTTPYARAPEIVIEVASPSNRLSELRDKMFLYFAQGADEVWICAETGEMTFHGGHGELPYSGRCPAFPKSVEI; this is translated from the coding sequence ATGGACTGGTCCTCGGTCATCGCTGATCCCGTTTTGGCGGAACTTCCATTCAAGGTTGAACTCAACGAATGGGGCAAGATTGAGATGAGTCCAGCGACGAATTCTCACAGTCTGTTACAGACGGCCATTCTGTTCCTGCTCAGGCAACATTTGCCAACGGGCAAAGCCTTTGTCGAGTGCAGTATTCAGACAACCAAGAACGTGAAAGTAGCCGATGTAGTATGGTGTTCGCGCGAGTTCTTCATGGCTCACGGCGTGACGACGCCCTATGCACGCGCACCGGAAATCGTCATTGAAGTTGCCTCGCCAAGTAACCGCCTCAGCGAATTGCGCGACAAAATGTTTCTGTATTTCGCGCAGGGAGCTGACGAGGTGTGGATTTGCGCCGAGACAGGAGAGATGACCTTCCATGGTGGCCATGGCGAGTTGCCCTATTCAGGGCGATGCCCAGCATTCCCCAAAAGTGTCGAGATCTAA